The following nucleotide sequence is from Psychroserpens sp. Hel_I_66.
ACGGTTTAAAGTTGGTGCAAAATTAGAACGATTATATCCGCTCATGTATGCTATTGGCTTCCCTTCGGCTCTTGGTACACCTATCATTTCAAAATTAATCATAGTATAAGCGTTAATCCCTTCTTGTTTTAATCTTTCAGCTAAATGAGCAGATCCTTTAAGTCCCATTTCTTCTGCGGAATATAAAGTAATCAAAATACTTCTTTTATTCGTCTTGGTTTTTGCAAAATAACGACCAAACTCCATTGCTGCAATAGTGCCAGATGCATCATCGTTTGCACCATTGGCAATAATATCGCCATCAACTTCTTTACCTTCTCCAATATGGTCATAATGTCCTCCAAGAATTATAAACTCGTTTTTTAATTTTGGGTCATTACCTTCAATGACACCTACTATATTAAATCCCTTAATGACCGGTGCTTTTTCTCCAGGTTTTGCTGCTCTCGAATTTTCAAATTCAAAATCATCCCGATACGTTTCAAAATAAGGTGTTATATTATTTTCCTTTAAGTAGCTCTCTATAAAAACTGCTGCTTTTTCAATGCCTGGTGTACCAGTTTCTCTACCGTTTAAATCATCTGAAGCCAGAAACTCCATACTTTTTTGAATTGATGATTGTTCAATCGTAACTTTTTCCGAAGAAATGGGATTGGAATTTGTACCTTTTTTGCCAGAGGAGCAGCTCCACATCGTTGCGATAAACAGTAATGAAAATAATTGTCTCATATTTATATTTTAGAATTTAAAGATAAAAAAATCCCAATTCAAAAACATTGAATTGGGATAATTATAAGTTATGAATAAACTTCGCCTTTACAGGCTTAGCGAATATAATGTCGTTTGTTAAACCAACATCGTTACAGGATTTTCGATATATCCTTTTAAGGTTTGTAAAAATTGAGCTCCAGTTGCGCCATCTACAGTTCTATGGTCACAAGCCAAAGTTAATTTCATTGTATTTCCTGGTACTATTTGTCCGTTTTTAACCACTGGCTTAGAAACTATTGCTCCCACAGAAAGTATTGCAGAATTAGGCTGATTAATAATTGATGTGAAACTTTCAATACCAAACATCCCTAAGTTAGAAATGGTAAATGTACTACCTTCCATTTCATCCAATGCTAATTTTTTATTTCTTGCCTTACCAGCAAATTCCTTAACTGCTGCACCAATTTGTGGTAAGCTTTGCTCATTTGCAAATTTCACAACAGGTACTAATAACCCGTCAGGAACCGCAACTGCAACTCCAATATGAACATGGTTGTTCAATTTCATTCTATCGTCAAACCACTGCGAGTTAACTTGTGGATGCTGCTTTAAAGCCAACGCACAAGCCTTAACGATCATATCGTTAAAAGATATTTTTGTATCTGGCAGCGAGTTATATTGTACTCTAAAAGCCATTGCATTGTCCATATCAAACTCCACATTTAAATAGTAATGTGGTGCAGTAAATTTAGATTTTGCTAAGTTTTTAGCAATTGCCTTACGCATATTTGAATTTGGAATCTCATCAAAATCTTCTTGACCAGTTGGTACAAACTTACCAACAGATGCAGCCTGGGAACCAGGTGTGAAATTCTCAATATCGCGTTTTACGATACGTCCATTTTCTCCACTACCTTTTAATTGGGATAATTTAATGCCTTTCTCCTCTGCCATTTTTTTGGCTAAAGGCGACACGAATATTCTACCAGAATCTGAACTTGAACTTGAAGCTTTAGTTTCTTGCTTAGGCGTATCTTTTTTAGTCTCCGTTTTTGAACTTTCCTCGCTCTCTTTGGTTTTTAATTCTTTTTCTTCGGAAGATGAATCTTTCGATGTTTCTTTAGTTTCAGGCTTTGATGAAGACTTTTCTTCGGAAGATGAGCCTCCAGCCTTAAAGTTATTAGCCACACCTGAAACATCAGTTCCTTCTGGGCCAATGATAGCCAAAAGTGCATCTACTTTTGCAGACTCTCCTTCATCTAAACCAATATGTAAAAGCGTTCCAGATTGAAATGATTCAAACTCCATAGTTGCTTTATCGGTTTCGATTTCTGCGAGAATATCACCTTCTTCAACCTCATCACCTACTTTTTTCAACCATGTTGCAACCGTTCCTTCTTCCATAGTGTCGCTTAAACGTGGCATGGTTACAACGATTACACCATCTGGTAAATCTTGAGACTTTTCTACTCTATCGTCTTTTTTATTTTCTTTTTTATCTTCTTTGTCTTTCTTATTTTCTTCGGAAGAAGATTCTTTTTTACTGTCGTCGCTATCTTTAGTTTCTTCTATGTCCTCTTCATCACTATCATCATCTGATGACTCATCATCATCTTGTGCTTTAGCTTCCGAAGCATTACCGTTAAGATGCTCTGAAATATCCTCTCCTTCTTCACCAATGATCGCCAAAAGTGTATCTACCTTTGCGGTTTCTCCTTCCTGGATGCCAATATGAAGCAGTGTACCTTCATTAAAGGACTCAAACTCCATCGTTGCCTTATCGGTTTCAATCTCTGCGAGAATGTCGCCTTCCTCTATTTTATCTCCTACTTTTTTCAACCACGTTGCGACGGTTCCTTCTTCCATGGTGTCGCTCAAACGAGGCATATTAATTATCTCTGCCATTGCTTATATTTTGTGTTGAATAAATGGGTAATCTTCTTGTTCGTAAACCGCATCGTACATGACGCTTTTTTCTGGATATGGCGATTCATCTGCAAATTTCTCACATTCGCTTACCAGTTTTTTAACACGCTTATCAATGTCTTTTAACTCATCTTCTGTAGCATATTTCTCTTCAAGAATTATATCTCTTACTTGAGTAATAGGATCTATTTTCTTGTATTCCTTAACCTCATCCTTGGTTCTGTAATGTTGAGCATCACTCATTGAGTGGCCTCTATAACGATACGTTTTAAGTTCTAAAAATGTTGGTCCATCTCCTCGTCTTGCTCTTGAGATTGCTTCATCAAAAGCTTCGGCAACTTTTACTGGGTTCATTCCATCTACT
It contains:
- a CDS encoding pyruvate dehydrogenase complex dihydrolipoamide acetyltransferase translates to MAEIINMPRLSDTMEEGTVATWLKKVGDKIEEGDILAEIETDKATMEFESFNEGTLLHIGIQEGETAKVDTLLAIIGEEGEDISEHLNGNASEAKAQDDDESSDDDSDEEDIEETKDSDDSKKESSSEENKKDKEDKKENKKDDRVEKSQDLPDGVIVVTMPRLSDTMEEGTVATWLKKVGDEVEEGDILAEIETDKATMEFESFQSGTLLHIGLDEGESAKVDALLAIIGPEGTDVSGVANNFKAGGSSSEEKSSSKPETKETSKDSSSEEKELKTKESEESSKTETKKDTPKQETKASSSSSDSGRIFVSPLAKKMAEEKGIKLSQLKGSGENGRIVKRDIENFTPGSQAASVGKFVPTGQEDFDEIPNSNMRKAIAKNLAKSKFTAPHYYLNVEFDMDNAMAFRVQYNSLPDTKISFNDMIVKACALALKQHPQVNSQWFDDRMKLNNHVHIGVAVAVPDGLLVPVVKFANEQSLPQIGAAVKEFAGKARNKKLALDEMEGSTFTISNLGMFGIESFTSIINQPNSAILSVGAIVSKPVVKNGQIVPGNTMKLTLACDHRTVDGATGAQFLQTLKGYIENPVTMLV
- a CDS encoding M28 family metallopeptidase, with translation MRQLFSLLFIATMWSCSSGKKGTNSNPISSEKVTIEQSSIQKSMEFLASDDLNGRETGTPGIEKAAVFIESYLKENNITPYFETYRDDFEFENSRAAKPGEKAPVIKGFNIVGVIEGNDPKLKNEFIILGGHYDHIGEGKEVDGDIIANGANDDASGTIAAMEFGRYFAKTKTNKRSILITLYSAEEMGLKGSAHLAERLKQEGINAYTMINFEMIGVPRAEGKPIAYMSGYNRSNFAPTLNRYAGEEVVGFFDKAQEMNLFFRSDNYPFFKELNIPAHAISTFDFTNFDYYHHVDDEADKMDYQHMASFMNKMIPALEGMMNAPTKEVLLNEE